A single genomic interval of Mycolicibacterium sp. MU0053 harbors:
- a CDS encoding TIGR03619 family F420-dependent LLM class oxidoreductase — MKLVFNLPHMLRIKAMSQPWEASVTGADQTRMAKCADEWGYDMIAVPEHFVIPNEHVELSGPHWLQSTVAQAYLAGATSNIKLNSCVTVLPLQHPIVLAKSLATADWMSGGRMMVTFGVGWLKPEFELLGVPFHERGRIADEYLAAIVELWTSESPSYQGKYVSFDDVAFEPKPVQKPHLPIWIGGDADGALRRAAKYASGWWSFLTPPEQIAERVNFIKSQPDYDGRAFDVVHGLGTGRVGEGHEVRDDPHGRPGMNAAEIVDRLGWLAEQGVTVSAVPLPPVRGVDEYLDYAQWVIEEIKPQVP; from the coding sequence GTGAAACTCGTCTTCAATCTCCCACACATGCTGCGTATCAAGGCGATGTCACAGCCCTGGGAAGCCTCCGTCACCGGCGCCGACCAAACCCGGATGGCCAAATGCGCCGATGAGTGGGGCTACGACATGATCGCTGTCCCCGAGCATTTCGTGATCCCCAACGAGCATGTCGAACTGTCCGGGCCGCACTGGCTGCAGTCGACGGTCGCCCAGGCCTATCTCGCCGGTGCGACATCGAACATCAAGCTGAACTCCTGCGTCACCGTGCTGCCGCTGCAGCACCCGATCGTGCTGGCCAAATCGTTGGCCACCGCGGACTGGATGAGCGGCGGCCGGATGATGGTCACGTTCGGTGTGGGTTGGCTCAAGCCCGAGTTCGAGCTGCTCGGCGTCCCGTTTCACGAACGCGGGCGGATCGCCGACGAGTACCTCGCCGCGATCGTGGAGTTGTGGACCAGCGAATCACCAAGCTACCAAGGCAAGTACGTGTCGTTCGACGACGTCGCCTTCGAGCCGAAGCCGGTGCAGAAGCCGCACCTGCCCATCTGGATCGGCGGCGACGCCGACGGCGCACTGCGCCGCGCCGCCAAATACGCCTCCGGATGGTGGTCGTTCCTGACACCGCCCGAACAGATCGCCGAGCGGGTGAACTTCATCAAGTCCCAGCCGGATTACGACGGCCGGGCCTTCGACGTGGTGCATGGGTTGGGCACCGGTCGGGTCGGCGAGGGCCATGAGGTTCGCGACGACCCACACGGCCGGCCCGGCATGAACGCCGCCGAGATCGTCGACCGGTTGGGCTGGCTCGCCGAACAGGGCGTGACGGTCAGCGCGGTGCCGCTGCCACCGGTGCGCGGGGTCGACGAGTACCTCGACTACGCGCAGTGGGTCATCGAGGAGATCAAACCCCAGGTGCCCTAA
- a CDS encoding TetR/AcrR family transcriptional regulator: protein MTGAEAMAPDGRVAPGAHDRRILGIVVEILETEGYDAVQLREVARRARTSLATIYKHYGTRDGLILAALHMWLDENRYAGLTGQQRAAGESFYDGQMRVLRTIFEPWERHPAMLKAYFQARAAPGGEQLVRRGLDAVVPAFLQVLADVDEGFVADLDTVITNVVYGLLGRFAAGEIASTEILPSLERTVYWLSKGYESTQR from the coding sequence ATGACGGGAGCTGAAGCGATGGCGCCGGACGGGCGGGTCGCCCCCGGGGCCCACGACCGCCGCATCCTCGGCATCGTCGTCGAGATCCTGGAAACCGAGGGCTACGACGCGGTCCAACTGCGGGAGGTCGCCCGCCGCGCCCGTACGTCGTTGGCCACCATCTACAAGCACTACGGCACCCGCGACGGTCTGATCCTTGCCGCCTTGCACATGTGGCTCGATGAGAATCGCTACGCAGGTCTGACGGGGCAGCAGCGGGCCGCCGGCGAGTCGTTCTACGACGGCCAGATGCGGGTGCTGCGCACCATTTTCGAGCCCTGGGAGCGGCACCCCGCGATGCTCAAGGCCTACTTCCAGGCCCGGGCCGCGCCCGGGGGTGAGCAACTGGTGCGCCGAGGGTTGGACGCCGTCGTTCCTGCGTTCCTGCAGGTGCTCGCCGACGTCGACGAGGGGTTCGTCGCGGATCTCGACACCGTCATCACCAACGTCGTCTACGGCTTGCTGGGCCGGTTCGCCGCCGGCGAGATTGCCAGCACCGAGATCCTGCCCAGCCTGGAGCGCACCGTGTACTGGCTGAGCAAGGGTTACGAGTCGACGCAGCGCTGA
- a CDS encoding TetR/AcrR family transcriptional regulator — protein MTPQVKPTTRETQRLQTRERILGAAIAEFKRSGMADAEVNSIVAAAGVAHGTFYFHFPTKEHVLLELERREEARVAAQFERFLAGTHELASALTEVVALVQGIERRFGSPLFKELVALHFSPSRPESENWTDHPVIVQLVREIERARAQGAVHPDVDPFSNAVFFLLGVYGVLSTGESVASRDAMLEKLVASAVRGLEIR, from the coding sequence ATGACGCCACAGGTCAAGCCGACCACGCGGGAGACGCAGCGGCTGCAGACGCGGGAGCGCATCCTCGGCGCGGCGATCGCCGAGTTCAAGCGCTCGGGGATGGCCGACGCCGAGGTGAACTCGATCGTGGCGGCCGCGGGCGTCGCGCACGGCACCTTCTACTTCCATTTCCCCACCAAGGAGCACGTCCTGCTGGAACTGGAACGTCGCGAGGAGGCGCGGGTCGCCGCGCAGTTCGAGCGGTTTCTGGCCGGCACCCATGAGCTCGCCTCGGCGCTCACCGAGGTGGTGGCGCTGGTGCAGGGCATCGAACGCCGATTCGGCAGCCCATTGTTCAAAGAACTCGTCGCACTGCACTTTTCGCCCTCGCGCCCGGAGTCGGAGAACTGGACCGACCACCCGGTGATCGTCCAGCTGGTCCGGGAGATCGAACGTGCCCGGGCCCAGGGGGCCGTGCATCCGGACGTGGACCCGTTCTCCAATGCGGTGTTCTTCCTGCTCGGCGTCTACGGCGTGCTCAGCACAGGCGAATCCGTCGCAAGCCGCGACGCCATGCTGGAAAAGCTGGTCGCTTCCGCGGTACGCGGCCTGGAGATCCGATGA
- a CDS encoding CbbQ/NirQ/NorQ/GpvN family protein, with the protein MTNDTYYSNGNEVQLFEQAFTRKIPVMLTGPTGCGKTRFVEHMGTLLRRPVVTISCHDDLTSSDLVGRFMVTGGDVIWTDGPLTRAVKAGAICYLDEVVEARHDSLAILHSLTDHRRTLYLDRADEVVHAPDEFMLVCSYNPSYRSSLKELKPSFRQRFVTLPMSYLPPDREAEAVVSETGVDLAAARRLVQCAIAIRTADEAFHFEPPSTRVLVTAAQLIAAGAGELEAAEACILAPLSTDGAISDGLREVAAASLLATDSPGHRPL; encoded by the coding sequence ATGACAAACGACACCTACTATTCGAACGGCAACGAGGTCCAACTTTTCGAGCAGGCCTTCACCCGCAAGATCCCGGTGATGCTCACCGGCCCGACCGGCTGCGGCAAGACCCGATTCGTCGAGCACATGGGCACCTTGCTGCGCCGACCCGTCGTCACCATCAGCTGTCACGACGATCTGACCAGCTCGGATCTGGTGGGCCGCTTCATGGTCACCGGCGGGGACGTGATCTGGACCGACGGCCCGCTGACCCGCGCGGTCAAGGCCGGCGCTATCTGTTACCTCGACGAGGTGGTGGAGGCGCGGCACGACTCGCTGGCGATTCTGCATTCGCTGACCGACCACCGCCGCACGCTCTATCTGGACCGCGCCGACGAGGTCGTCCACGCGCCGGACGAATTCATGCTGGTGTGCTCCTACAACCCGTCCTACCGCAGCTCGCTGAAGGAACTCAAGCCGTCGTTCCGGCAGCGGTTCGTCACGCTGCCGATGAGCTATCTGCCCCCGGATCGCGAAGCCGAGGCGGTCGTCTCCGAAACGGGTGTCGACCTGGCCGCGGCTCGGCGACTCGTCCAGTGCGCCATCGCGATTCGCACCGCGGACGAGGCCTTTCACTTCGAGCCGCCGTCGACCCGGGTGCTGGTCACCGCGGCCCAGCTGATCGCCGCCGGCGCCGGCGAACTGGAGGCCGCCGAGGCCTGCATCCTGGCGCCGCTGAGCACCGACGGGGCGATCAGCGACGGTCTGCGTGAGGTGGCCGCCGCCAGCCTGCTGGCCACCGACAGCCCCGGCCACCGGCCACTGTAA
- a CDS encoding TetR/AcrR family transcriptional regulator, which produces MRSKPNPEQRRRALCDAAIRLLAEGGLKGVTHLRVDRKAGFPDGTTSFYWRTSSALLRAVAERVVELDLKDLTAATRASADAAGPSGLATLVSRSLRGAKLLRTKARNELALQAARDPELAAALRRNADEFMGLIRDAVLRLQPGGRPTGPGQVDRQAYAVAMFIGGVMQDAASGGRRVHDAAELDFLISGIADGIRRRPLP; this is translated from the coding sequence ATGCGCAGCAAGCCCAACCCCGAGCAGCGTCGACGCGCGCTGTGTGACGCCGCGATCCGGCTGCTCGCCGAGGGCGGACTCAAGGGTGTGACGCATCTGCGGGTGGACCGCAAGGCCGGCTTTCCCGATGGCACCACGTCGTTCTACTGGCGGACGAGTTCGGCGCTGCTGCGCGCGGTCGCCGAGCGGGTCGTCGAACTCGACCTCAAGGACCTGACGGCGGCCACCCGGGCCTCGGCCGACGCGGCCGGCCCGTCGGGGCTGGCCACCCTGGTCAGCCGGTCATTGCGCGGGGCCAAGCTGCTGCGGACCAAGGCGCGCAATGAACTTGCGTTGCAGGCGGCCCGCGATCCGGAACTGGCCGCGGCGCTGCGCCGCAACGCCGACGAGTTCATGGGGCTGATCCGGGACGCCGTGCTGCGGCTGCAGCCCGGCGGCCGCCCAACCGGTCCGGGCCAGGTCGACCGACAGGCCTATGCGGTGGCAATGTTCATCGGGGGCGTGATGCAGGACGCGGCCAGCGGCGGCCGGCGCGTGCACGATGCCGCAGAGTTGGACTTCCTGATCTCCGGCATCGCCGACGGCATCCGGCGGCGGCCCTTGCCGTGA
- a CDS encoding mycofactocin-coupled SDR family oxidoreductase, with translation MGSLDGKVAFITGVARGQGRSHALRLAADGADIIGVDICADIASNGYPMASRDELEETVALVEGQGAKMLGTVADVRDFAAVRAALDTGVEHFGRLDIVCANAGIAPMAFRELTIEEELEMWTDVIGVNLDGAFHTAKAAIPHLVAGQRGGSIVFTSSTAGLKGFGGMQGGGLGYAASKHGIVGLMRTLANALAPHSIRVNTVHPTAVNTMMAVNPAMTAFLEAYPDGGPHLQNPMPVQLLEPDDISAAIAYLVSDAAQYVTGVTFPVDAGFCNKL, from the coding sequence ATGGGTTCTTTGGACGGTAAGGTCGCCTTCATCACGGGAGTCGCCCGCGGGCAGGGTCGCAGCCACGCGCTCCGGCTCGCCGCCGACGGGGCCGACATCATCGGCGTCGACATCTGCGCCGACATTGCCTCCAACGGCTACCCGATGGCCAGCCGGGACGAACTCGAGGAGACCGTCGCATTGGTGGAAGGCCAGGGCGCCAAGATGCTCGGCACAGTCGCCGACGTCCGTGACTTCGCAGCAGTGCGGGCCGCGTTGGACACCGGGGTTGAGCACTTCGGTCGCCTCGACATCGTGTGCGCCAACGCGGGCATTGCCCCGATGGCCTTCCGCGAGTTGACCATCGAAGAAGAACTCGAGATGTGGACCGACGTGATCGGGGTCAACCTGGACGGGGCGTTCCATACGGCCAAGGCCGCCATCCCCCATCTGGTCGCCGGACAACGCGGCGGGTCCATCGTCTTCACGAGTTCGACCGCCGGCCTGAAGGGCTTCGGCGGGATGCAGGGCGGCGGGCTGGGCTACGCGGCCTCCAAGCACGGCATCGTCGGCCTGATGCGCACGCTGGCCAATGCCCTGGCGCCACACAGCATTCGGGTCAACACCGTGCACCCGACCGCGGTGAACACCATGATGGCGGTCAACCCGGCCATGACCGCGTTCCTCGAGGCCTACCCCGACGGCGGCCCGCACCTGCAGAATCCGATGCCCGTGCAACTGCTGGAACCCGACGACATCAGCGCGGCCATCGCCTACCTGGTCTCCGACGCCGCCCAGTACGTCACCGGGGTCACTTTCCCCGTCGACGCCGGCTTCTGCAACAAGCTATGA
- a CDS encoding carboxymuconolactone decarboxylase family protein, translating into MATDRGRQAFADVMTFPAPAESTPTSAGLLDFVFAEVWQRPGLSRRERRFITLPCVAAADAEGPLRDHVYAALNSGDVSFGEMQETALHFAVYAGWPKASRFAMTVDEQWQRIHDERGQAVPPPEPLLPLSTPSDPEQRLAVGEQAFKDINCLGFAPPRDHPFHGAGILNFVFGEMWLRPGLGMKERRLVTVACVAFQDAPYPILSHVYAALKSREVSFDEMDELALHFAAYYGWAKAVNLSQVIEEQKVRVTGEWAAEGAPG; encoded by the coding sequence ATGGCCACCGACCGCGGTAGACAGGCCTTCGCCGACGTGATGACCTTCCCGGCCCCGGCGGAGTCCACGCCGACCTCGGCGGGCCTGCTGGACTTCGTCTTCGCCGAGGTGTGGCAGCGGCCGGGCCTGAGCCGGCGGGAGCGGCGTTTCATCACGCTGCCGTGCGTCGCGGCCGCCGACGCCGAAGGGCCGTTGCGCGATCACGTGTACGCCGCACTGAACAGCGGCGATGTGTCGTTCGGCGAAATGCAGGAGACCGCATTACATTTCGCGGTGTACGCCGGCTGGCCGAAGGCGTCCCGGTTCGCCATGACGGTCGACGAGCAGTGGCAGCGCATCCACGACGAGCGAGGCCAGGCGGTGCCGCCACCCGAACCGCTGTTGCCGCTGAGCACCCCCAGCGATCCGGAGCAGCGGCTGGCCGTCGGCGAGCAGGCGTTCAAGGACATCAACTGCCTGGGTTTCGCGCCACCGCGGGATCACCCGTTCCACGGGGCGGGCATCCTGAACTTCGTTTTCGGCGAGATGTGGTTGCGCCCCGGCCTGGGCATGAAGGAGCGGCGGTTGGTGACCGTGGCGTGCGTCGCGTTCCAGGACGCGCCGTATCCCATCCTGAGCCACGTCTACGCCGCGCTGAAGAGCCGCGAGGTGTCATTCGACGAAATGGACGAATTGGCACTGCATTTCGCGGCATATTACGGCTGGGCCAAGGCGGTCAATCTCAGCCAGGTGATCGAGGAGCAGAAGGTGCGGGTCACCGGCGAATGGGCCGCCGAGGGCGCACCCGGGTAG
- a CDS encoding IS481 family transposase, with the protein MSHANASLTPKGRLKLAKLIVDEGWSIRRAAERFQCSPATAKKWADRYRVGGAEAMFDRPSRPRHSPNRLPARRERRIVKLRFTRRWGPDRIAAHLHVPRSTVQAVLKRYKMPLLRHLDQATGLPVRRPKPNRYEHAAPGDLVHVDIKKLGRIPDGGGHRKLGRQAGRKTRSGMGYAYLHHAVDDHSRLAYSEELDDERKETAAAFWRNANAFFVDHGIIVRRVLTDNGSCYRSKCFAEALGDVITHKRTRPYRPQTNGKVERFNRTLAAEWAYAQTYRSNDARAQTYQDWLHHYNHHRPHTGIGGKTPIERLRVHNLPGHYI; encoded by the coding sequence GTGTCCCACGCTAATGCTTCGCTGACCCCGAAGGGGCGATTGAAACTCGCCAAGCTGATTGTCGATGAGGGTTGGTCGATCCGACGTGCTGCTGAGCGGTTCCAGTGCTCACCGGCCACAGCGAAGAAGTGGGCCGATCGCTACCGGGTCGGTGGCGCGGAGGCGATGTTCGACCGACCCAGCCGTCCGCGCCACAGCCCCAACCGGCTGCCGGCACGTCGGGAGCGTCGGATCGTCAAGCTGCGCTTCACCCGCCGCTGGGGGCCCGATCGGATCGCCGCACACCTGCACGTGCCGCGATCAACGGTGCAGGCGGTGCTCAAGCGCTACAAGATGCCCCTGTTGAGGCACCTGGATCAGGCCACCGGCCTGCCGGTACGCCGCCCGAAGCCCAACCGCTACGAGCACGCGGCGCCGGGCGATCTGGTGCACGTGGACATCAAAAAGCTCGGCCGTATCCCCGATGGTGGTGGGCACCGCAAGCTCGGCCGGCAAGCGGGGCGCAAAACCCGCAGCGGGATGGGCTACGCCTACCTGCACCACGCGGTCGACGACCACAGCCGACTGGCCTACTCCGAAGAACTCGACGACGAACGCAAGGAGACCGCCGCAGCGTTCTGGCGCAACGCCAACGCCTTCTTCGTAGACCATGGCATCATCGTTCGGCGCGTCCTCACTGACAACGGATCATGTTACCGCTCAAAGTGTTTCGCCGAAGCACTAGGCGATGTGATCACGCACAAGCGAACCCGACCGTATCGGCCGCAGACCAACGGCAAGGTGGAACGCTTCAACCGCACCCTGGCCGCCGAATGGGCCTACGCCCAGACCTACCGGTCCAACGACGCCCGCGCGCAGACCTACCAAGATTGGCTGCATCACTACAATCACCACCGACCCCACACCGGTATCGGAGGAAAGACCCCCATCGAGCGCCTACGCGTTCACAACCTGCCTGGTCATTACATTTAG
- a CDS encoding mycofactocin-coupled SDR family oxidoreductase, with the protein MSGRVAGKRVLITGAARGMGRSHAVRLAEEGADLILVDICESLPDIEYPLATRDDLAETARLVEQQGRRALTHVVDVRDATALSTAVDDAVARMGGLDAAVANAGVLTAGTWDTTTSEQWRTVVDVNLIGAWNTCAAALPHLVDRGGSLINISSAAGIKGSPLHTPYTAAKHGVVGMSKALANELAALNVRVNTVHPTGVETGMQPPSLHALLREKRPDLAPIFGNALPVVMVEAIDISNAVLYLVSDESRYVTGLEFKVDAGVTIR; encoded by the coding sequence ATGAGCGGCCGGGTAGCAGGCAAGCGGGTCCTGATCACCGGCGCCGCACGGGGAATGGGCCGCAGCCACGCGGTGCGACTGGCCGAGGAGGGCGCCGACCTGATCCTGGTCGACATCTGTGAATCGCTGCCGGACATCGAGTATCCGCTGGCCACCCGCGACGACCTGGCCGAGACCGCCCGACTGGTCGAACAACAAGGCCGGCGCGCGCTCACCCACGTGGTGGACGTCCGCGACGCCACGGCGCTCTCGACCGCGGTCGACGATGCGGTCGCGCGGATGGGCGGGCTGGATGCCGCGGTGGCCAACGCCGGGGTGTTGACGGCCGGCACCTGGGACACCACCACCTCCGAGCAGTGGCGCACCGTCGTCGACGTCAACCTGATCGGGGCGTGGAACACCTGCGCGGCCGCGCTGCCGCATTTGGTGGACCGGGGCGGCAGCCTGATCAACATCAGTTCCGCGGCCGGCATCAAGGGTTCACCGCTGCACACGCCGTACACCGCGGCCAAGCACGGCGTGGTCGGCATGAGCAAGGCGTTGGCCAATGAGCTTGCCGCCCTGAATGTTCGGGTCAACACCGTGCATCCGACCGGGGTGGAGACCGGGATGCAGCCGCCCTCGCTGCACGCGCTACTGCGCGAGAAGCGCCCCGACCTGGCACCCATTTTCGGCAACGCGCTGCCGGTGGTGATGGTGGAGGCGATCGACATCAGCAACGCGGTGCTGTACCTGGTCTCCGACGAATCCCGGTACGTCACCGGCCTGGAGTTCAAGGTCGACGCCGGCGTCACCATCCGGTGA
- a CDS encoding TetR/AcrR family transcriptional regulator encodes MAVVNGPSARETKRLQTRERLMGAAVAEFKRAGMADADVGAIVAAAGVAHGTFFFHFPTKEHVLLELEQREEDRMAKQFGKFLNKGHGLEAALEEAARLVLGLERRLGEVLFKDFLALHFSQTRPPAEGGGDHSLVVLLAEQIERARAGGEVASDVNALNSAVFFLLCLYALAITTNDPMRRELLDDLVKRTLRSVAPAG; translated from the coding sequence ATGGCTGTGGTCAACGGGCCCTCTGCGCGCGAAACGAAGCGCCTGCAAACCCGGGAGCGGTTGATGGGGGCCGCCGTCGCCGAATTCAAGCGGGCCGGGATGGCCGACGCCGACGTCGGGGCCATCGTGGCCGCCGCCGGAGTTGCCCACGGCACCTTCTTTTTTCACTTCCCGACCAAGGAACATGTGCTGCTGGAGCTGGAGCAGCGCGAAGAAGACCGGATGGCCAAGCAGTTCGGAAAGTTCCTCAACAAGGGACATGGCCTGGAGGCGGCGCTGGAAGAGGCGGCCCGGTTGGTGCTGGGCCTGGAACGCCGCCTCGGCGAGGTGTTGTTCAAAGACTTTTTGGCGCTGCACTTTTCGCAGACCCGTCCGCCCGCGGAGGGCGGCGGCGACCACTCGCTGGTGGTATTGCTCGCCGAGCAGATCGAGCGGGCACGCGCGGGCGGCGAGGTTGCCAGTGACGTCAACGCGCTCAACAGCGCGGTTTTTTTCCTGCTGTGCCTCTATGCACTGGCCATCACCACCAACGATCCGATGCGTCGGGAGCTACTCGACGATCTGGTGAAGCGCACCCTGCGCAGTGTGGCGCCTGCGGGTTGA
- a CDS encoding nitric oxide reductase activation protein NorD, with protein MAIERSCSLTAVALSEQRREGVRLVTGEHRGFGLSSARRFVHVPYPPVGSEWTRRTLTCGIALQCAESKDRVGEYRLNELSAREIRALTVVEAGVALGWIAARWPGLMPEFARVLPDLEPADPAMATQTMITRAIELAQTPDGISPHPLLGKLPAVFTAPTGLVDKMRRQFGRMPWTTTEKRMPRPYSVPVGGDGGVRNPNLPPPSRPEDNDMDVTPEHRPGIPYPEWNQWTKSFMPDHVAVLELARDTRIGAAKNSSADLRKWFEEHTHRTMTNRLEDGSDLDIDQYVRHYVDLRTGEAAEPRVFRELLPSDRDVSTALLLDGSSSLGVHGGRVFRLELACADALSRAMKQARERHGIFVFTGNTRHRVEVRCLKDFPDPRFVPPSGLGLSTGGYTRLGAPIRHLTSRLLDQPSERRLLIIIGDGMISDEGYEGRYAWADAAHALEEANDAGVSVYYVGVGPTRVDPLPEVFGPRRSQRIRRIEELPRVLAHVHRELVTA; from the coding sequence ATGGCGATCGAACGCAGTTGCTCCTTGACCGCGGTTGCGCTCAGCGAACAGCGCCGCGAAGGTGTGCGACTGGTGACCGGTGAGCACCGCGGCTTCGGTCTGAGTTCGGCCCGCAGGTTCGTTCACGTGCCGTACCCGCCAGTCGGGTCGGAGTGGACCCGGCGGACCCTGACCTGCGGTATTGCCCTGCAGTGTGCGGAGTCCAAGGACCGGGTCGGCGAGTACCGCCTGAATGAACTGTCCGCCCGCGAGATTCGCGCCCTGACGGTCGTCGAGGCCGGCGTGGCGCTGGGCTGGATCGCCGCCCGCTGGCCCGGCCTGATGCCGGAGTTCGCGCGCGTCCTGCCCGACCTCGAACCGGCCGATCCCGCTATGGCGACCCAAACCATGATCACCCGTGCCATCGAGTTGGCCCAGACGCCCGACGGGATCAGCCCGCACCCGTTGCTGGGCAAGCTGCCCGCGGTGTTCACCGCGCCGACCGGGCTCGTGGACAAGATGCGTCGACAGTTCGGCCGGATGCCGTGGACCACCACGGAAAAACGGATGCCGCGGCCGTATTCGGTGCCCGTCGGCGGCGACGGCGGCGTGCGCAATCCGAACCTGCCCCCGCCGAGCCGGCCCGAGGACAACGACATGGACGTCACGCCGGAGCACCGGCCGGGCATCCCGTACCCGGAGTGGAACCAGTGGACAAAAAGCTTCATGCCCGACCATGTCGCGGTTCTCGAACTGGCCCGCGACACCCGGATCGGCGCGGCGAAGAACTCCTCGGCCGATCTGCGTAAGTGGTTCGAGGAGCACACCCACCGCACCATGACCAACCGCCTGGAGGACGGCTCGGATCTCGACATCGACCAGTACGTGCGGCACTATGTCGACCTGCGGACCGGCGAGGCCGCCGAGCCGCGGGTCTTTCGGGAACTGCTGCCCAGCGACCGGGACGTCAGCACCGCGTTGCTCCTGGACGGCAGCTCCTCGCTCGGTGTCCACGGCGGCCGGGTGTTCCGGTTGGAGCTGGCCTGCGCCGACGCGCTGTCGCGCGCCATGAAGCAGGCTCGGGAACGACACGGCATTTTCGTCTTCACCGGCAACACCCGCCACCGCGTGGAAGTGCGCTGCCTCAAGGACTTTCCGGACCCGCGGTTCGTCCCGCCCAGCGGGCTGGGGCTGTCCACCGGCGGCTACACCCGCCTCGGCGCCCCCATCCGGCACCTGACCTCCAGGCTGCTCGATCAGCCGTCGGAGCGGCGGCTGCTGATCATCATCGGCGACGGCATGATCTCCGACGAGGGTTACGAGGGCCGCTACGCCTGGGCCGACGCCGCGCATGCCCTCGAGGAAGCCAACGACGCGGGGGTGTCCGTCTACTACGTCGGGGTCGGACCCACCCGGGTGGATCCCCTTCCGGAGGTCTTCGGACCTCGCCGCTCCCAACGCATTCGGCGCATCGAGGAACTGCCGCGCGTGCTGGCACACGTCCATCGCGAGTTGGTCACCGCATGA
- a CDS encoding SDR family NAD(P)-dependent oxidoreductase, with protein sequence MGAQIALDGRRVLITGGGQGVGRGLALTFAAAGAEVLVNDLRAERAQVVVDEIEEHGGSAGAVPFDVTDYDAVSAAVATAGPVDILINNAGNAGAEGFAYRGRFSESDPADWESFLRVNLYGVLHCTRAVLPAMVDNAWGRIVTIVSDAGRTGDPGGAVYGAAKAGAAGLTRSVALENGRYGITANNISLGTMRTPLTEALWAEHGDSPQAKAILQNYAIRRPGVPDDVTHLALVLASEHGSWITGQTICANGGYSLAL encoded by the coding sequence ATGGGCGCACAAATCGCACTCGACGGGCGCCGGGTGCTCATCACCGGCGGGGGCCAGGGCGTCGGGCGTGGCCTGGCGCTGACCTTCGCGGCCGCCGGCGCCGAGGTCCTGGTCAACGATTTGCGGGCCGAACGCGCGCAGGTGGTCGTCGACGAGATCGAGGAACATGGCGGCAGCGCCGGCGCAGTGCCCTTCGACGTCACCGACTACGACGCGGTGAGCGCCGCCGTCGCGACGGCGGGGCCCGTCGACATCCTGATCAACAACGCGGGCAACGCCGGCGCGGAAGGGTTCGCGTATCGCGGCCGTTTTTCCGAGTCCGACCCGGCGGACTGGGAATCATTCCTGCGGGTCAACCTGTACGGGGTGCTGCACTGCACCCGCGCGGTGCTGCCCGCGATGGTCGACAACGCCTGGGGGCGCATCGTCACCATCGTTTCCGACGCGGGCCGGACCGGTGATCCGGGCGGTGCCGTCTACGGCGCGGCCAAGGCCGGCGCCGCGGGGCTCACTCGGTCCGTCGCGTTGGAGAACGGCCGCTACGGCATCACCGCCAACAACATCTCGCTGGGCACCATGCGCACCCCGCTGACCGAAGCGCTGTGGGCCGAGCACGGCGATTCCCCGCAGGCCAAGGCGATCCTGCAGAACTACGCGATCCGCCGGCCCGGGGTGCCCGACGACGTCACCCATCTCGCCCTGGTGCTGGCCAGCGAGCACGGTTCCTGGATCACCGGGCAGACCATCTGCGCCAACGGCGGTTACTCGCTGGCGCTTTAG